The following proteins are encoded in a genomic region of Longimicrobiales bacterium:
- a CDS encoding class I SAM-dependent methyltransferase, which yields MTTERIGKDFYDSSDYFENQGTLHLNDHDSPFQRYRIQKVREIHVPGPDDRMVDLGCGWGTFGFALASGVAEITGVDFSERSIAICEERLAEKPTENLRFLCVDAGATGLPSDSFDLVLAADLFEHIYPEDSQRIAAEAYRILAPGGRFATWTPHRGHILEVLKNHDIILKRDISHVDYKSMDAMRGLLANAGFKIERAYYAESHLPGFRAIERATQWFLPFMRRRIAVLGRKPVGEN from the coding sequence GTGACGACAGAGCGCATCGGGAAGGACTTTTATGACTCAAGTGACTATTTCGAGAATCAAGGCACGTTACATCTCAACGATCACGACAGCCCGTTCCAGCGGTACCGAATCCAGAAGGTCCGTGAGATCCACGTGCCGGGGCCGGACGACCGTATGGTCGACCTTGGCTGCGGGTGGGGCACCTTCGGATTCGCACTCGCTTCCGGTGTCGCCGAGATCACCGGCGTCGACTTCAGCGAGCGCTCCATCGCGATCTGCGAGGAGAGACTCGCCGAGAAGCCGACGGAGAATTTGCGCTTCCTTTGCGTGGACGCGGGAGCAACTGGATTACCGAGTGACAGCTTCGACCTCGTGCTCGCCGCGGACCTGTTCGAGCACATCTATCCTGAGGATTCGCAACGCATTGCGGCGGAGGCATACCGGATTCTGGCGCCTGGTGGACGGTTCGCCACGTGGACGCCACATCGCGGACACATTCTGGAAGTACTGAAGAATCACGATATCATCCTCAAAAGGGACATATCGCACGTGGACTACAAGTCGATGGATGCCATGCGGGGCCTCCTCGCTAATGCTGGATTTAAGATTGAACGCGCCTATTACGCGGAATCGCACTTGCCCGGCTTCCGGGCGATTGAGCGCGCGACTCAGTGGTTTCTCCCCTTCATGCGGCGCAGGATCGCAGTTCTGGGTAGAAAACCAGTTGGAGAAAACTGA
- a CDS encoding polyprenol monophosphomannose synthase, which translates to MSNPRILVIIPTYDEAENLPRIVPCVLEQDSRVDVLVVDDGSPDGTGTIADAMAEENDRISVLHRPGKEGLGRAYLAGFKQGLDLGYDILFEMDADFSHPPEALPALIAGFEEADVMIGSRYVDGRVTVSNWPMSRLLVSYFGSHYARIITGMPVRDGTGGFNGWKREVLEKVGLDRVQSNGYAFQIELKFRAWRAGFTLAETPILFTERDTGESKMSPAIVREAVWRVWWLRIQDLFGKL; encoded by the coding sequence GTGAGTAACCCCCGCATCCTGGTCATCATTCCCACGTACGATGAGGCAGAAAACCTGCCCCGGATCGTGCCGTGCGTGTTGGAGCAGGATTCCCGTGTCGACGTGCTCGTGGTTGATGACGGGTCCCCGGACGGAACGGGGACGATTGCTGACGCCATGGCCGAGGAGAATGATCGGATCTCGGTTCTACATCGCCCGGGAAAGGAAGGGCTCGGTCGCGCCTACCTAGCAGGCTTCAAACAGGGCCTGGACCTCGGCTACGACATCCTTTTCGAGATGGATGCCGACTTTTCACACCCTCCAGAAGCACTCCCCGCTCTGATCGCCGGATTCGAAGAGGCCGATGTTATGATCGGGTCACGTTATGTGGACGGCAGGGTCACGGTATCGAACTGGCCCATGAGTCGATTGCTGGTGAGCTACTTCGGGAGCCACTATGCCCGGATCATCACCGGCATGCCGGTTCGGGACGGGACAGGCGGCTTCAACGGGTGGAAACGTGAAGTGCTTGAGAAGGTCGGCCTCGACCGGGTGCAGTCTAACGGATACGCCTTTCAGATCGAGCTAAAGTTCCGGGCTTGGCGCGCTGGGTTTACGCTCGCGGAGACCCCCATTCTGTTCACAGAAAGGGATACCGGCGAGTCAAAGATGTCACCAGCGATCGTGCGCGAAGCCGTCTGGCGGGTCTGGTGGCTACGCATCCAAGACCTTTTCGGGAAGCTCTGA
- a CDS encoding lysylphosphatidylglycerol synthase domain-containing protein, with amino-acid sequence MARRLAQLGATVLVTWFVLSRAGLSFVELQAFDLSSWTLRWGMIATSCAALLGGYFTTGFLWGMIVHGLGGPPLPPAVRVRLFMIANLGRYVPGKVWQIAGLVALSRKWGIPAQTATAAAILGQGLALVSALFIGLGSVWTLADGASWKWVVPICLISGIAFGLLPPVFSAVTRAWFRVAGTPEPEGLAPSDAIRWLTVAFLNWCTYSLAFGMLVSGLGLQAPLLSAASAFAAAYVLGYVAVFAPAGLGVREATLTLLLTPHFGVTTAGAVAVTARLWTTVIEVIPAAAFWVRHLTSEGAAQSGE; translated from the coding sequence ATTGCACGCCGCCTCGCCCAGCTTGGGGCAACGGTCCTCGTTACTTGGTTCGTGCTGAGTCGGGCCGGGCTTTCGTTCGTCGAACTCCAAGCCTTCGACCTCTCCAGCTGGACCCTGCGGTGGGGCATGATCGCCACAAGTTGTGCCGCGCTGCTGGGCGGATACTTCACGACCGGGTTCTTGTGGGGCATGATCGTTCACGGCCTGGGTGGCCCCCCGCTACCCCCTGCCGTGCGTGTCCGGCTCTTCATGATCGCAAACCTAGGGCGTTATGTCCCAGGAAAGGTCTGGCAGATCGCAGGGTTGGTCGCACTTTCCCGAAAGTGGGGTATTCCCGCGCAGACAGCGACCGCAGCGGCCATCCTGGGACAAGGCCTCGCGCTCGTATCGGCCCTCTTTATTGGACTTGGCTCGGTCTGGACGCTCGCGGATGGGGCGAGTTGGAAATGGGTAGTGCCGATCTGCCTCATCAGCGGGATCGCCTTCGGACTCCTCCCTCCGGTTTTCTCCGCGGTCACACGTGCATGGTTTCGGGTGGCCGGCACACCAGAGCCCGAGGGTCTCGCGCCGAGCGATGCCATCAGGTGGCTTACCGTCGCCTTTCTGAACTGGTGTACCTACAGTCTCGCTTTCGGGATGCTCGTGTCCGGTCTGGGCCTTCAGGCTCCTCTCCTCAGCGCGGCGTCAGCCTTCGCCGCTGCCTACGTTCTAGGGTACGTTGCAGTGTTCGCACCCGCTGGGCTGGGTGTTCGGGAGGCCACGCTGACGCTGCTCCTGACCCCTCACTTCGGTGTGACAACGGCCGGAGCTGTGGCGGTGACCGCTCGCTTGTGGACGACGGTCATCGAGGTTATTCCCGCAGCGGCATTCTGGGTCCGGCATCTTACATCCGAAGGAGCAGCGCAGTCCGGTGAGTAA
- a CDS encoding glycosyltransferase family 4 protein, giving the protein MHCVYYPPEVGGLESHVHFLCRALVERGHQVDVVTSRSMPETDPFEERDGVSVWRTWFPGKSTSGWIAHAAGSLPRAIAASRGADVLHAQAFQSIPPLQTVRAIRGTPLVATWHTSHFLKLAMRPGWRELLGRMVSSVDVNLAASREIADVGERLAPGHRVEPVTNGVETSIFAPVAASLLPPIGRRRRIVVPRRLFEKNGVEYAVRALPLIAERFDVEMVLVGDGPERDALERLGGELGVGERLRFLGVQAHRDMPGILCSAELAIFPSLMEATSVAALECMACEVPVAASNVGGLPEIVDAQVGTLFEPANPEDLAREVSVLLGRTDLPSLGKQARQRVVEKWSNARLAELHIEIYEELIRRRRTA; this is encoded by the coding sequence ATGCATTGCGTGTACTATCCGCCCGAGGTTGGGGGCCTCGAGAGTCACGTCCATTTTCTCTGTCGTGCCCTGGTCGAGCGCGGGCATCAGGTCGACGTCGTGACCTCTCGTTCGATGCCCGAAACGGACCCGTTCGAAGAGCGAGACGGGGTCAGCGTTTGGCGCACCTGGTTTCCAGGAAAGTCGACCAGCGGCTGGATCGCGCACGCGGCGGGGTCACTGCCTAGAGCCATAGCGGCATCTCGAGGCGCAGATGTCCTACATGCCCAGGCATTTCAGTCTATCCCGCCACTCCAGACCGTCCGAGCGATACGTGGCACCCCCCTCGTTGCGACATGGCACACGTCGCATTTCTTGAAGCTCGCTATGCGCCCGGGATGGCGCGAACTACTCGGGCGCATGGTCTCGAGTGTCGACGTGAATTTGGCTGCTAGCCGCGAGATCGCGGACGTCGGAGAGCGCCTGGCCCCCGGCCATCGTGTCGAACCGGTGACCAATGGCGTCGAGACATCGATCTTCGCTCCGGTCGCCGCTTCGCTGCTACCGCCCATCGGTAGGCGACGACGTATCGTCGTCCCCCGTCGTCTGTTCGAGAAGAACGGCGTGGAGTATGCCGTCCGAGCGCTACCGCTGATCGCAGAGCGCTTCGATGTTGAGATGGTCCTAGTTGGTGACGGGCCGGAGAGAGACGCCCTGGAGAGGCTCGGTGGCGAACTCGGGGTAGGGGAACGGTTGCGATTTCTGGGTGTCCAGGCCCACCGAGACATGCCGGGAATCCTGTGCTCGGCAGAGCTCGCGATCTTCCCCTCCCTAATGGAGGCCACCTCCGTCGCCGCACTCGAGTGCATGGCGTGTGAGGTGCCCGTCGCGGCGTCTAACGTTGGAGGTCTTCCCGAAATCGTGGATGCTCAGGTGGGGACACTGTTCGAGCCTGCGAATCCTGAGGACCTCGCTCGCGAAGTGTCGGTACTCTTAGGGCGAACCGACCTTCCCAGCCTCGGCAAGCAGGCCAGGCAACGTGTAGTCGAGAAGTGGAGCAACGCCCGGCTCGCTGAACTTCACATCGAGATCTACGAAGAACTCATTCGTCGCCGGCGGACGGCCTAG